Sequence from the Bacillus sp. es.036 genome:
ATGATCCACAACTAGTCTTTGCGTCGTATAGGCAAGCCCGGTGATTAGCTTATCAGCTTGGTTCAGAGAGATAATTTGTTGAAGTATTTTATTATAATAAGGCTCTTTATTCGTAAGATCAGCCGTTTTATAGAGAAGCTCTTCAATGACATAAACAAACTGAGTAGGCAAAGCTTTACGTAATTTGGATCGTGTATATTTGGAAGAGGCATACGAGATGAGCTTTAGCATACGTTCAATCATCACCGTATACCATTCGTATAATTCGTTATCATTACTGAATGAATGTTTAATTAGGTTGATTTTTTCTTCTGGGTAGTAAACGAGCGTGGCAAATTCATTCAACTCATCTTCTGGTAATTCATCTTTAAACAAGTCAGAAATTTTCTCTTTCACTTTACCTGAACCATTTCGTAGCACATGTTGAAAGGCTTGGTACTCCCCATGTAAATCACTAACAAAATGCTCAGTTCCTTTTGGTAGATTTAGGATGGCTTTAAGGTTGATGATTTCAGTGACAACTTTTTCTTCACTATCATATTTTTGGGCAAGTAAATCCAAATGTTTTGTGTTCAAACTGATGTATCCCCTTTCAAATTACTGCAAGGTTTAAGATGAGAACGATTGCAACTAGCCTTACTAGGATTCATTTTTATAAATGTTTCTTTACATTGATAGTAACATATTTTTAAAATACTAGAATAGAGAATAAAGCAGCACTCTACTACCTCGTATGATACGAATGATTACTACACTGAAAGTTTCTCATTTAATGTAAAAGATACAAAAAAGCAGTTCCATTTAGAGTGCACGATTACAATGTGCCTCCTCCAATGAAACTACTTTTAACTTTACTTCTTTTTATTGAACTGTTTTTTCAGCTGCATCAACGGTATGTTTTAATAGCATCGCGATTGTAACTGGGCCCACACCGCCCGGAACAGGTGTAATATAGGACGCTTTCTTAGCTGCCGCTTCATATTCCACATCTCCAACGTTTCCTTTGTTATATCCAGCATCAAGCACAACAGCTCCATCTTTAACCCAGTCACCTTTAATAAATTCCGGCTTGCCCACTGCAGCAATTACGATATCTGCTTGCTGCACATGCGAAGCAAGGTTAGTGGTTCTAGAATGACAAGTTGTTACAGTTGCATTCTGATTTAATAAGAGCGCAGATACTGGTTTTCCTAAAATTGGGCTGCGGCCGATTACAACAGCGTGCTTTCCTTCAGCTTTAATATCATAGTCTTCCATGATTTTCATTATTGCTGCAGGAGTGCAAGATGGATAAGTTCCAAATCCAAGAGCTGTTTGGCCATAGCCAGCACTCGTTACACCATCAACATCTTTCTCGATCGCAATGGTTTCAAAAGCAAGACGTTCATCAATTTGAGATGGAACGGGGTGTTGAAGCAATATACCATGCACAGAAGCATCCTGGTTTAACTCTTCAATTGTCTGTACGAGCGTTTCAGTTGTTGTGTCTTCAGAGAGGTGAATTTTTTTAGAGGTAATTCCTACCCGCTCACACGCATTGCCTTTCATTCTTACATAGGTCTCAGAAGATGGATCATCTCCAACAAGTATCGTCACAAGGCTTGGCGTCACATCCTTTTCTTTAAGAGATGCGACTCTTGTCTTTAACTCTTCTTTTATGCGATTAGCAACTGCTTTACCGTCTAAAATTTTTGTTTCGTTTGTCATATGAACTCCTCCTGAAAATTGGTAAAGAATGAGCTGCCCCATTTCTTCGCCCAGACGACCGGCATTGTACGTCACAGCTCCCCTGTGGTTACTTCCACATTTGTCGCCAGTTACTGCAACGAATCTTTTCTACGGATATAGTAGCATAAAACAGAAAAAAACGAAAGAAAAACGGGACAATAAACTACTAAAAGTGAACAAATTAATTGAATTATAATTAATCGTTCGTATATAACCTCATCGCTCACCTCTAAGAAAAGATGAATTACTTTCGATTTTCCTTATCATTCAGTCCCAAATATTCTTTAAAATAGATGCTCTACTCGTTTGTTGGAAATGACCTCCATGCGCACTTACTCATGTGTATAAGAACAAAAAAACCCTTGAATAGAAATTCTATTCAAGGGTTATTGGTATGCGCCTTAGAGGATTCGAACCTCTGACCCACAGCTTAGAAGGCTGTTGCTCTATCCTACTGAGCTAAAGGCGCATGATATTGAGAAGTGACTCATCTAATCATTAGTATATCATGATTTAAATTATGATGGGAAGTTCGTTCTGACATTCTTCTCGAAAATATGTAATGGAGCGGGTGATGGGGATCGAACCCACGACATCAGCTTGGAAGGCTGAGGTTTTACCACTAAACTACACCCGCAAATGGCTGGGCTAGCTGGATTCGAACCAACGCATGACGGAATCAAAATCCGTTGCCTTACCGCTTGGCTATAGCCCAATCATGGTGGAGGGGGACGGATTCGAACCGCCGAACCCTGAGGGAGCGGATTTACAGTCCGCCGCGTTTAGCCACTTCGCTACCCCTCCATGATGAAATTGAAATATGGTAGCGGCGGAGGGGATCGAACCCCCGACCTCACGGGTATGAACCGTACGCTCTAGCCAGCTGAGCTACACCGCCACTTAAATTATGTATGGTGCGCCCGAGAGAAGTCGAATCCCTAACCTTCTGATCCGTAGTCAGACGCTCTATCCAATTGAGCTACGGGCGCAAAAAATATATGGTGCGGGTGAAGGGACTTGAACCCCCACGTCGTAAGACACTAGATCCTAAGTCTAGCGCGTCTGCCAATTCCGCCACACCCGCATGTGCTGTGCATCAGCGACGTTTAATAATATACCATTAGATCATTTAAAAAGTCAATCGTTATCCTAAAAAAACATAGAAAGTTTTTTACACAAAGAGTGAAAGCGTTGACAGGTCCTTATCCCTTTCATACGATTAGTGGTAGAAAAGGAGCTGTTTCTTATGAGTTTATCACAGTCCATTGAAAATGCTAAAAAATTCGACGAGAAAGATCCACTTGCGAAGTTCCGACGTGAATTTTATTTGAATCCGAACAGGCTATATATGGATGGAAATTCACTTGGTCTTCTTTCAAAAAAAGCTGAATCCTCTCTTCTTCAATCACTAGAAGACTGGAAACACCATGGAATAGACGGCTGGACTGATGGTCAACAACCCTGGTTTTATATGCCTGAAAACCTTGGTGGAATGACTTCTAACTTAATTGGCGCCCATTCTTCTGAAACCATGACAACCGGATCTATAACAACGAACCTTCATCAGATGCTTGCTACATTTTTTAAACCTTCTGGTAAAAAGACGAAAATTCTTGCTGATTCTCTAACATTTCCATCGGATATTTATGCGATTCAAAGTCAATTACAACTTCACGGGTTATCACCAGATACACACCTTATTCAAGTTACAAGTCAAGATGGTAGAACGCTATTGGAAGATGACATTATTGAGGCGATTGATGAGACAGTTGCCCTCATTCTTCTCCCTTCTGTTCTGTATCGAAGTGGTCAATTACTCGATATTGAGAAGTTAACGAAAGCGGCTCATGATAAAGGAGCGATCATCGGATTTGATTTGGCTCACTCAATAGGAGCCATTCCACATAAACTTCATGAATGGAAGGTGGATTTCGCCGTTTGGTGTACATACAAATACTTAAATAGTGGACCTGGTGGAGTTGGCGGCCTTTTCGTTCATAAGGATCACCTGGGAAGACGCCCTGGACTTGCGGGTTGGTTCAGTTCGAAAAAGGACGTGCAATTTGATATGAGTCATACGCTTACTCATGCAGAAACCGCCGGCGCTTATCAAATTGGAACACCTCATATTTTTAGCATGGCCCCATTAATCGGATCGTTAGAATTGATGAATGATGCAGGGATTGAATCGATACGAGCAAAATCACTTTCCCTAACGAGGTATCTAATGGAACTTGTTGAAGAAAACCTGAGGGAAGATGGCTTTGTGATTACCAACCCATTAGAAGATGATCGGCGCGGTGGACATGTTTGTTTGGAGCATGATGAAGCTGCACGTATATGTAAAGCGTTAAAACAAAATGGCGTCATTCCAGATTTTCGTTCTCCAAACGTCATTAGACTCGCACCGATTGCCCTTTATTCATCTTATGTAGACGTCTATTACGTTGTAGAGATTCTTAAAAACATCATGCGCGAAAAGACGTATCAACAATTTTCTAACAAACGAAATGTTATCGCTTAAGTTTGTATATTTCCAAACCTCCCCATTCATACTAAACATGATTAAAATGAAGGAGGGAAACTGGATGAGTCAACTTAATGAACTTGAACTTCAAAACTTACGTCATATGATTGGCGGCCATGAAACACTTGCAAACAAACTTGATTCGTACGCGGAGTCGTGTACCTGCCCACAGCTTAAACAAATGCTACAAAAAGATGCTCAAGATGCACGTCATACACAACAACAACTAATGGGCTTTTTAAGCTAAGGAGGGATCTTATGAACGAAAAAGATATGGTGAACGACTATTTATCAGTGTTAAACAGTAGCTTAAGCAATTACGGAAGCGTGATATCTCAAGCTGATAATCAGCAACTCCGACAGGCTCTTCAACAGATTCGTAATACAGATGAACAAAGACAGTATAACCTTTATCAGTACGCAAAACAGAAAGGATACTACCAACCTGCAGCGCCAGCTCAGGTTAATGAAATTCAACAAGTCAAGAGCCAATTGAGTGGTGCGCAACAACAACAAAACAATCAGCCACCTCAAATGCATTAAGCGGGAGCCGGTGAAAACCGGCTCTATGTCTTTATGCTCATTTTTTCATAATTTTACAAATAGCGTTTCACTCTCCCACTATATGGATAATTAAACTAGTACTACATATAAGGAGTGTTGGCAATGGACGCTATTTTAAATGCAATAACCGAGTTTTCCGCATTCATCTGGGGTTACCCAATGATGATCTTACTTTTAGGCGGCGGATTATTTCTAACAATACGGTTAGGCTTCTTTCAAATCCTATTTTTTCCCCATGCTTTAAAACATACGATCGGTAAAGTATTCAAAAAAGAAAAAGGTGATGGCACCATTTCACCTTTCCAAGCATTTGCTTCAGCGCTCGCATCCACTGCTGGCGCAACGAACATAGTTGGGGTTCCTGTTGCCATCGCTTTCGGTGGACCTGGTGCGATTTTTTGGATGTGGGTCGTTTCCATTATTGGGATGTCAACCAAATTCTCAGAAATTGTGCTCGGCATCAAATATCGTGAAGAAGATAAAAACGGCGTTTATGTTGGTGGCCCTATGTACTACATAAGAAAAGGGTTAGGGTGGAAATTTGCCTCTTCTCTCTTCGCATTTGGATTAATGATTGAAATTATACCTAGTGTCATGGTACAAACAAACTCCATTTCAACACTATCTGAAAGTGCTTTTGGTTTACCTACATGGCTTACTGGCGTTATTTTAATCATTTTGATTACCGCCGTTGTTTTTGGTGGAATTCGAAGAATAGGCGCAGTAGCTGAGAAAATCGTTCCATTTATGGTGCTTACATATATTGCTGGTGCGATCGGCGTCATGATTATTAATATTGAGGAATTCCCGAACGTGATCAGTCTAATTTTCGTCCACGCCTTTCAACCAATCTCTGCGGCAGGTGGATTTGCTGGTGCGGGATTTGCTGCTGCAGTTAGGTGGGGACTGGCTCGAGGACTTTATTCGAACGAAGCCGGGATGGGTACGGCATCAATCGCCCATTCTGCAGCACACACCCCTCATCCATGTAGACAGGGATTATGGGGCATCTTCAGCGTATTTATTGATACAATCGTCCTCTGTACCGTTACAGCATTCACTGTACTTTTGTCAGGAGCTTGGAAAGATGTGAAGCCTTCTAATGCAGCTGATATGGTATCAGATGCATTCTCTGGATTAATGGGACCTACCTGGGGACCGATATTCGTTTCTTCCCTCTTATTGATCTTTGTTATTAGTACGATTGGTGTACTCGTGTTTTACGGTGAAAAACAAGCTGAGTACTTATTTGGGATTCCTTTTTCTCGAGTGATGCGTTTCGTTTATATTCTTTCGATTTTTGTCGGGGCTATTGGTGGCCTTCAATTCGTTTGGGAGCTCGTTGATATTACACTCGCGTTGTTTGTTGTTCCAAACGTGATTGCCATTCTATTCCTTAGTAAGGAAGTAAAAGAACTGACCGACGATTATAAATTCAACTTCTTAAAGCAAGCTCAAACAAAAGATAAAGGCATTAGTTCATAAATTTTTCCTGGGACATTCACCTAATTTAGGTTCTCCTCCGCTCCCGCCTATATCATTTCTAGACGGCAACATACAGTGATAAAGAAAGAGAAATTAAAGGGGGACCTAATACTATGTACCATGCAAACAATGCACCATACGGAAACGAGCCTTATCAGCCGGTAGCTGGAGCTTCATACGGTATGCCTTGTCATCAACCTGCAGGAAATGGATTTGCGCTAATCGTCGTTCTTTTCATCCTGCTTATCATCGTAGGAACTGCTTTTATTAAATGCTAGTCCACTGAGCAAGAACCAATTGGTTCTTGCTTTTTGTATGAGTGGAATTGTTCCAATTTCCATTCGCTGTTATAGTGATAAAGAATGTATGTGGAAAGAAGTGATTTAATGATAACCCTTCTAATTGATATGGACTCTGTCATTTGTGATTTGATGTCAGAATGGCACCGCAGGTATAACGAAGATTATCAAGACAATCTTTCTGTTGAAAACCTTATGTGCTGGCGCTCTGAAGATTATGTAAAAAGCGAATGTGGAAAGAAGATTTATGAGTACCTGGATCAACCTGGTATCTTCCTTCACTTAAACCCTCTTCCAGATGCGATCGAAGTTCTTGAACGACTCTCTTTGAACTATGATGTCCTAATTGTAACTAGCAGCCGTACATATGCTTATACTGAAAAAGAACAGTGGGTTGAGAAAAACCTCCCATTTATCGGTAAAAATAATTTGATTTTCTCTCATCGAAAAGAAATGATTCGTGGTGACTTATTGTTTGATGATGCCCCTCATAATCTAATGGCCTTTAAAAATACTGGCAGAACAGCGATCGCCATGAATTATCCTTATAATGCTAACATTGATGTTCCTCGTGTTAACAATTGGCTAGAGTTTGAGAAATGGCTTGTAACATGGAAGTGAGGGCAAAACTCGTGGACCAAAAAAAAGACCTCTTAATTATCGGGGGAGGACCAGCTGGTATTTCAGCAGCCATATGGGCGAAACGCCTCGGACTAAATCATTTGTTACTTGAAGAAAAGAATGATCTCGGTGGTCAATTAAATACCATCTACAATCAAATTGTCGATTACCCTGGCATGATCGCACCAAACGGTCAATACCTACAGAAAAAACTTACTGAACATGCCCACAAAATAAATTTTGACTATGCTTTAAATTCAGCTGTTACGTCAATTGATTGGAAGAAAAAAATTCTTAAAACAATCGCTGATGATACATATGAATTTCGCTCTTTGCTCATTGCTACAGGATCATCACCTCGAAAACTCCATGTTCCCGGTGAACAGGAAATGATCGATCAGAAAGAAGTATATTCAGCTACTAGAGATAAATCTAAATTTATTAATAAGGACGTCGCTGTAATTGGCGGAGGCGATCGAGCTTTTGAGGGTGCCTTACTACTTGCTGAAGCTGGCTCTCGAGTAACCCTTATTCACCGTTCTGATCACTTTAAAGCTCGTCAAGAATATAAAGATCCTGTGATGGAACATGAAAACATCTCGATCCTTACCGGAACAGTCGTAACTGGAATAAAGGGAAAAGGTAGGAAAGTTTTATCTTTATCTAGTAAAGATCTTCATGAAACAATTGAAGTGGATGGTGTGTTTATTCGAATTGGTGTCCAACCAAATACCGGACCTTACAGTGAAGGTATTGCACTTGATGACGAAGGCTATATCAATTGCAATGCAGATGGTGAAACATCACTTCCCTACGTGTATGCTGCTGGAGATGTTTGTACGCGCCCACTTTTGTCTAGCATCGCTTCTGCAGTTGGCCAGGGAATGACGGCTGTGAAACAACTCTCGTTTTATCTAGAAAATTAAAAAGGACCCACAGGTCCTTTTTAGTTTTATTTATGGAAATGTACGATGTCTTTTGACAGAAGTATTGCTTCTTCCCAAAATCAAACAAATGATAATGAAGAGAAAAATGCCAATCCCTAGATAAAGGATCGTGCTACTTGAAAAAATGGATTCAGTTTCCTCATCCTTAACTTGTGCAACAGGTTTAGCTTCAGTTTTTTGCTCAGGAGCGTTACTTTCTATAGAAGTTGTGGTTAATAACTCTAAATCAAGATTTGAACGATATGAATTTCCTACACTCACAAGTTGGTTTTCATTTGATAATGTAAGATCGATCGGATAATCGTCATTTTGATACAGAGTAATGTCCTCTGAAAGACTGTATTTCTTTTGATTGACAACGCCCAGTTCAGTTCCTTTCTCAAACTCAACCGGTGTAAAGTCACTAAATCCATAATTAAGAAGATTTAACGTATCCTGATAAGCGATTTTGTCATCTGTTGCTTTCATCGTAACAGCAATTAATTCTTGATCACCTTTCGAAGCAGTCGTGACAAGGGTAAAACCAGATTTTGATACATAGCCATTCTTTCCACCAGTAACGAAATCGTAATCAAGTAAGAGGCGATGGTGATTGATAAGGGTCGTCTCCCAGTCTTCCCCGTTCCACATCATTTGTTTCATTCCAAATAGTGATCGAAACTCTTCATTCTTCATCGCATAATGGGTGATTTTTGCCATATCCTCTGCAGTCGTAAGATGCTCTTTATCAAAAAGACCGTTAGGATTTACAAAGTGAGTGTTCTGAACACCTACTTCTTCACTTAAAAATTCATTTAATTCATTAGAAAACGATTCCACATCTCCACTCAAATGCTCTGCAATAGCAATGGCGGCATCATTTCCTGAATTAATCATCATACCTTTTACTAATTTATCTAAAGGGACTGTTTCTCCTTCCTTTAAATAAACTCTCGTACCTTCTGCTGCCCGTGCATTTTCGCTAACAGTAACCATCTCATCCATTTTATTGGACTTTACTGCCATTAATGCGGTTGCAATTTTCGTAATACTCGCAGGATACATTTCTTCTGAGCTGTTTTTCTCATAAAGAACCTGTCCTGTCTTTCCATCAATAAGGATCGCGGTCTCACTTCTAATGGTTGGCGTTTCTTTTGCAGATGTTACGACAGGAATCAAACTCGTTGTTATGCAGATAACGACAATAAGATGCGCAATGTGTTTTAAACTCATGGAAGCTCCTCTTTCTATTACGTGCTAACTACATTATTCGTTCTATTTCTGAATGAATTGTCTAGTAAAAAAGACCTGATCCGCATTTAATTATAGCCTCCTATCCGCCATCTGAACATAGTTTATTTCTATACACCCTAATCAACAAACTTTTAACTTAAAACGAATCGTTGCTAAAAATTTAAAATAACAAAATAAAAAACCGCTCAAAGCGGTCTTGTTAAGAAGCATAGGAGCCTTTCCATTGTTCTACAATATGTTGTGGCGTACTCCAACATAGCCAGGATACAAGTATTTTATTGTCTTCTGTTAACACCATCCAATATTCTACTCTTTTTTTGTCAAAGTTCTGGTAAAATCCTGACTTTTTTATAAAACGATCCATACTCGAATCCCCTCCAGTTTGTACGTGTTATACATAACTAAATTCGATTAAGAAGCTTTTAATCCTCTAAATTTTCAGAAAACTTAAAGCGTTTTTTTACCATAATGTCCCTTTAATAAAGTTGTATAGCAAGTCTTTCTCCTGAGCATCATATTAGTCAAGGAGGTGTACACAACATGGCAAACAACAATAGCTCAAACAATCTGGTAGTCCCTGGTGTACAACAAGCTTTAGATCAAATGAAGTACGAAATTGCAAGTGAATTCGGAGTTCAACTTGGTCCAGACTCCACTGCTCGCTCTAACGGTTCTGTTGGAGGAGAAATCACAAAACGTCTTGTCCAAATGGCTGAACAACAAATGGGCGGCGGGAGCTACTAATCGCTAACTGAATAGTATGGATAAAGGAGGCGGAGAAATCCGCCTTCTTCTTATTCTCCAAGAAGATTAGATGTTTGAATCGCATATTCAATAAGATCACCTAAATCACTAATTTGATCTTCATTAATTTTACGGTTAAATTCTAATAAAACCTGTGTGGATAATGAAATATCCTGTTGATTTTCTGCATAAGGAAAAGAAACAGTTTGACGTATAGTCGGACGATATCCCCAGATACTACGGATGTCTTCTTCAATTTCAGCACAATCTTCTTCATCTGATATGACGACATCGAAGTATATTTTAATTTCACATCCAGGTTCAATCTGGTCTAGCTGTAGCTGTTCCGCACTAAAATTAGCGAGGTCGGCGAATAGCTCGATTGTCACATAAACATCTTCATTTCCAGTAAACTTCATCAGGTATTTTCTTGAAAGCGATGCGAGATCTACCAAATCTTCGCGACTTACGATCGAGATCTCTCCTTCAAGATCCCGATCATAAAGTTCTCCTTCTAAGACTACTTTAACATTTTCATAAATGGTTGGATCAAACATACCGTTACCCCCCTATCGTTTCACTATATCATGAATGCTAGAGGGACAAGTAGTTAGGAATGACGCGGGTGAGATTTAGCAAATTGAATAAACGTTTCTTCATCTCCAATTTCACCACATGCAGCACATTGAACTCTGACATTTGGTCCTTTGTATTCCATATGAAAAGGATCCGCTTTCCCTTCCTCCATAACAGAAACGACTTCTCCTGACTCTGGGTCTAACTTCACTGAAGTAGCTTTTTGCTCAATTTTATTAAATCTCATACGATTCGTCTTACATCTAGGACACAAATATGCTGTCATAAACTCACTCCCTTTTTTATTAGTGTTCCACTAAAAAAGGAAATTTTATTCATTTAGTATGGTATGTGAAATTTAATATTCTAACGGGAATCTCTCCCGTCTCACTTCACTTCCTCCATTAACTTTTCTAACACATATTCAACCGATTGTACCCGCTCATTGAATTTTTTTGGCCCTGTATCTTTTTGCCAGGCAACAACCGAAATCATTTCAATATTTTCAAACGTATTCTTAATTTGAATTGGATACAAATATTTAGGTTTATTGTACATAACCCATTCCCTCGCTAAAGGCTCCCAATCTTTAAGAAGCATTAATGCTCGATCAGCAAATGGTTTCACTTCTTCATAAAAATTCACCTTATAGTCATCAAGGTGAGTGCGCGTTGTATATTGCACTCTTGCTTCTTCATTTATTTGTAATAACTTCTTAGTCAATTCACGTAATTTTTGTGTGTTTTGCATGATCCTCACCCCCACCAATCTATCCTAACACACGATAATCGTTTACATACAAAAACCTTATATCCAATAGGGACATAAGGTCAGAAGGGAACCATATTCAACTCTTTCTAGAAACT
This genomic interval carries:
- a CDS encoding bifunctional 5,10-methylenetetrahydrofolate dehydrogenase/5,10-methenyltetrahydrofolate cyclohydrolase → MTNETKILDGKAVANRIKEELKTRVASLKEKDVTPSLVTILVGDDPSSETYVRMKGNACERVGITSKKIHLSEDTTTETLVQTIEELNQDASVHGILLQHPVPSQIDERLAFETIAIEKDVDGVTSAGYGQTALGFGTYPSCTPAAIMKIMEDYDIKAEGKHAVVIGRSPILGKPVSALLLNQNATVTTCHSRTTNLASHVQQADIVIAAVGKPEFIKGDWVKDGAVVLDAGYNKGNVGDVEYEAAAKKASYITPVPGGVGPVTIAMLLKHTVDAAEKTVQ
- the kynU gene encoding kynureninase codes for the protein MFLMSLSQSIENAKKFDEKDPLAKFRREFYLNPNRLYMDGNSLGLLSKKAESSLLQSLEDWKHHGIDGWTDGQQPWFYMPENLGGMTSNLIGAHSSETMTTGSITTNLHQMLATFFKPSGKKTKILADSLTFPSDIYAIQSQLQLHGLSPDTHLIQVTSQDGRTLLEDDIIEAIDETVALILLPSVLYRSGQLLDIEKLTKAAHDKGAIIGFDLAHSIGAIPHKLHEWKVDFAVWCTYKYLNSGPGGVGGLFVHKDHLGRRPGLAGWFSSKKDVQFDMSHTLTHAETAGAYQIGTPHIFSMAPLIGSLELMNDAGIESIRAKSLSLTRYLMELVEENLREDGFVITNPLEDDRRGGHVCLEHDEAARICKALKQNGVIPDFRSPNVIRLAPIALYSSYVDVYYVVEILKNIMREKTYQQFSNKRNVIA
- a CDS encoding spore coat protein — its product is MNEKDMVNDYLSVLNSSLSNYGSVISQADNQQLRQALQQIRNTDEQRQYNLYQYAKQKGYYQPAAPAQVNEIQQVKSQLSGAQQQQNNQPPQMH
- a CDS encoding alanine/glycine:cation symporter family protein, which translates into the protein MDAILNAITEFSAFIWGYPMMILLLGGGLFLTIRLGFFQILFFPHALKHTIGKVFKKEKGDGTISPFQAFASALASTAGATNIVGVPVAIAFGGPGAIFWMWVVSIIGMSTKFSEIVLGIKYREEDKNGVYVGGPMYYIRKGLGWKFASSLFAFGLMIEIIPSVMVQTNSISTLSESAFGLPTWLTGVILIILITAVVFGGIRRIGAVAEKIVPFMVLTYIAGAIGVMIINIEEFPNVISLIFVHAFQPISAAGGFAGAGFAAAVRWGLARGLYSNEAGMGTASIAHSAAHTPHPCRQGLWGIFSVFIDTIVLCTVTAFTVLLSGAWKDVKPSNAADMVSDAFSGLMGPTWGPIFVSSLLLIFVISTIGVLVFYGEKQAEYLFGIPFSRVMRFVYILSIFVGAIGGLQFVWELVDITLALFVVPNVIAILFLSKEVKELTDDYKFNFLKQAQTKDKGISS
- a CDS encoding YjcZ family sporulation protein, with protein sequence MPCHQPAGNGFALIVVLFILLIIVGTAFIKC
- a CDS encoding 5' nucleotidase, NT5C type, giving the protein MITLLIDMDSVICDLMSEWHRRYNEDYQDNLSVENLMCWRSEDYVKSECGKKIYEYLDQPGIFLHLNPLPDAIEVLERLSLNYDVLIVTSSRTYAYTEKEQWVEKNLPFIGKNNLIFSHRKEMIRGDLLFDDAPHNLMAFKNTGRTAIAMNYPYNANIDVPRVNNWLEFEKWLVTWK
- a CDS encoding NAD(P)/FAD-dependent oxidoreductase, with translation MDQKKDLLIIGGGPAGISAAIWAKRLGLNHLLLEEKNDLGGQLNTIYNQIVDYPGMIAPNGQYLQKKLTEHAHKINFDYALNSAVTSIDWKKKILKTIADDTYEFRSLLIATGSSPRKLHVPGEQEMIDQKEVYSATRDKSKFINKDVAVIGGGDRAFEGALLLAEAGSRVTLIHRSDHFKARQEYKDPVMEHENISILTGTVVTGIKGKGRKVLSLSSKDLHETIEVDGVFIRIGVQPNTGPYSEGIALDDEGYINCNADGETSLPYVYAAGDVCTRPLLSSIASAVGQGMTAVKQLSFYLEN
- a CDS encoding D-alanyl-D-alanine carboxypeptidase family protein, whose amino-acid sequence is MSLKHIAHLIVVICITTSLIPVVTSAKETPTIRSETAILIDGKTGQVLYEKNSSEEMYPASITKIATALMAVKSNKMDEMVTVSENARAAEGTRVYLKEGETVPLDKLVKGMMINSGNDAAIAIAEHLSGDVESFSNELNEFLSEEVGVQNTHFVNPNGLFDKEHLTTAEDMAKITHYAMKNEEFRSLFGMKQMMWNGEDWETTLINHHRLLLDYDFVTGGKNGYVSKSGFTLVTTASKGDQELIAVTMKATDDKIAYQDTLNLLNYGFSDFTPVEFEKGTELGVVNQKKYSLSEDITLYQNDDYPIDLTLSNENQLVSVGNSYRSNLDLELLTTTSIESNAPEQKTEAKPVAQVKDEETESIFSSSTILYLGIGIFLFIIICLILGRSNTSVKRHRTFP
- a CDS encoding alpha/beta-type small acid-soluble spore protein; protein product: MANNNSSNNLVVPGVQQALDQMKYEIASEFGVQLGPDSTARSNGSVGGEITKRLVQMAEQQMGGGSY
- a CDS encoding DNA alkylation repair protein, whose protein sequence is MTAYLCPRCKTNRMRFNKIEQKATSVKLDPESGEVVSVMEEGKADPFHMEYKGPNVRVQCAACGEIGDEETFIQFAKSHPRHS
- a CDS encoding YppE family protein; translated protein: MQNTQKLRELTKKLLQINEEARVQYTTRTHLDDYKVNFYEEVKPFADRALMLLKDWEPLAREWVMYNKPKYLYPIQIKNTFENIEMISVVAWQKDTGPKKFNERVQSVEYVLEKLMEEVK